In Fulvia fulva chromosome 10, complete sequence, a single window of DNA contains:
- a CDS encoding 2-dehydropantoate 2-reductase produces the protein MSSSPHILVIGFGAIGAFFASRLASVPGVRVSAICRSNYKIVKENGIRVTSPTFKEVVLRPTYTFANNDEAREQKQKDGIVWSHLLVTTKVLPELGDPAALLDGLVDSGTAIVIPQNGLGIEEPYHTRFPNNPIISATTRTSAIQSSPGYVEHKHWTRTTIGPFARPDGSDLATLRTAEFVDLLHQADIPDIDHLDHIGMQFARWHKTAINAALNPTGVLARGSNSVSPTNNAMGIDLDVCEHMKAVMKEVLHAATVVLGKPLPDSLPSVEDVFEGVKADQSGSKPSMWVDWEAGRRVEVEAILGEPVRRAREVGVEVPRTESMYALLKMAQGLRLGDESGGA, from the coding sequence ATGTCTTCTTCACCTCACATTCTGGTCATCGGCTTCGGAGCCATCGGCGCCTTCTTCGCATCACGTCTAGCCAGCGTTCCAGGCGTGAGAGTATCAGCGATATGTCGCTCCAACTACAAAATCGTAAAAGAAAACGGCATCCGTGTCACCAGTCCGACCTTCAAAGAAGTGGTCTTGCGGCCAACATATACCTTCGCCAACAACGATGAAGCCCGAGAACAAAAGCAGAAAGATGGGATCGTCTGGAGTCATCTCTTAGTAACGACGAAAGTCCTCCCCGAATTAGGTGATCCAGCAGCACTTCTTGATGGCCTAGTCGATTCGGGCACTGCTATTGTTATTCCACAGAATGGTCTAGGTATTGAAGAGCCTTACCACACCCGTTTCCCGAACAATCCCATCATCAGCGCAACGACAAGGACTTCGGCAATACAGTCCTCGCCCGGCTATGTCGAGCATAAACACTGGACTCGTACTACGATAGGACCTTTCGCGCGGCCCGATGGCTCTGATCTCGCTACTCTGCGTACGGCTGAGTTTGTTGATCTGTTGCATCAGGCGGACATACCAGATATAGATCACCTTGATCATATTGGCATGCAATTCGCCCGCTGGCATAAGACAGCCATCAACGCGGCCTTGAACCCCACTGGTGTCCTCGCAAGGGGTTCGAATTCTGTCTCGCCGACGAACAATGCCATGGGTATCGACCTTGATGTGTGTGAGCATATGAAAGCTGTGATGAAGGAAGTCTTGCACGCTGCTACTGTTGTGCTGGGGAAGCCATTGCCAGACAGTCTGCCAAGCGTGGAGGACGTCTTTGAGGGTGTGAAAGCGGATCAGAGTGGGAGCAAGCCGAGTATGTGGGTTGACTGGGAGGCTGGAAGACGAGTGGAAGTCGAGGCCATTCTGGGTGAGCCCGTGCGGAGGGCGAGGGAGGTGGGTGTGGAGGTGCCGAGGACGGAGAGTATGTATGCGCTTCTGAAGATGGCGCAGGGATTGAGGCTGGGTGACGAGAGTGGAGGGGCGTGA
- a CDS encoding UBA domain-containing protein 3, with amino-acid sequence MAAAISKRQQARNERMLQDLLRTVPGNDRCADCAAKNPGWASWSLGIFLCMRCAALHRKLGTHVSKVKSLSMDSWSVEQVENMKKVGNLASNKRYNPKNVRPDIPIDADEVDAAMEKYIRQKYDTRALSGQDRSAAPAARQNTGSTGTDLGSWSEEPPDLPPKPSKKFGFSLRSSSSTFPRQKPDRFTPPLSPAYSASDRSAERELPLPSPRKENKPSRLFGMKITTVDNNFNAKLAHLRDMGFGDNSRNTEILKSMNGNVDKAVEELVRLGENTKPIPRSITPAPRALTPISMKSSGANGILIEKKASDPWAVEEKAPPIPARAASVPPQSANNSWNPFLQPSQPQPQQQSLESSFQGLSMSATSSPGPQSYGNQQAYYQNSTIQQPSNPWQAPQQQTYQQPPQQQMQNLWGQQQAPAPPQIQTLGNPFMQQQQPQTQSLSPTNPWAQQPPQQTQPVQQQSNPFGTPWQNQNQGVSQQPFAASPQPIYGQQTDFFSQPQQPAQQQQFTSGAVQNPWQQQSLPQPQPNAMPQQQFQQAQSQQPQFQQAQPQPQQQGQYNQFGQQYATQQPQMPARHDKSSILALYNYPQLAPLRGLQTLPEDGTVQQLQQQQYEVPQRSATMPLSMDAGNMNPFGQQPGQQQFSHASKESVDFQGFANSGRHSPDAFAGLSARYMR; translated from the coding sequence ATGGCGGCGGCCATCTCCAAGCGCCAGCAGGCTCGCAATGAGCGCATGCTGCAAGACCTCCTTCGCACTGTGCCCGGCAACGACCGATGCGCCGACTGCGCTGCGAAGAACCCGGGATGGGCATCGTGGAGTCTGGGCATCTTCCTGTGTATGCGATGTGCGGCACTGCACCGGAAGCTGGGGACTCACGTGTCCAAGGTGAAGAGCTTGTCGATGGACAGCTGGAGCGTGGAGCAGGTTGAGAACATGAAGAAGGTGGGCAATCTCGCGAGCAACAAGCGATACAACCCGAAGAACGTCAGGCCGGACATACCGATAGACGCCGACGAGGTGGACGCGGCCATGGAGAAGTACATCAGGCAGAAGTACGACACGAGGGCGCTGTCTGGTCAAGACCGGAGTGCGGCGCCGGCTGCGAGGCAGAATACTGGCAGCACGGGCACAGATCTTGGGTCATGGAGCGAGGAGCCGCCTGATCTACCACCAAAGCCATCGAAGAAGTTCGGCTTTTCACTGCGATCCTCGAGCTCGACCTTTCCGCGACAGAAACCAGACCGATTTACTCCTCCTTTGTCTCCAGCGTACAGTGCCAGCGACAGATCAGCCGAGCGCGAACTACCCCTACCGAGTCCGAGGAAAGAGAACAAGCCCAGCAGGCTGTTTGGCATGAAGATTACGACCGTAGACAACAACTTTAACGCGAAGCTTGCACACCTGCGCGACATGGGCTTCGGCGATAACTCGAGGAACACGGAGATATTGAAGAGCATGAACGGGAATGTGGATAAGGCAGTGGAAGAGCTCGTGAGGCTAGGTGAGAATACCAAACCTATTCCGAGATCGATCACGCCAGCGCCCAGGGCGCTTACACCAATTTCGATGAAGAGCTCGGGAGCGAATGGCATTTTGATTGAGAAGAAGGCGAGCGATCCTTGGGCGGTGGAAGAGAAAGCGCCTCCAATACCTGCACGTGCGGCGTCTGTGCCCCCACAGTCTGCGAATAATTCTTGGAACCCGTTCCTTCAGCCATCGCAGCCGCAGCCGCAGCAACAATCGCTTGAGAGCAGCTTTCAGGGTCTGTCGATGTCAGCTACCAGCTCGCCTGGGCCTCAGAGTTACGGCAATCAGCAGGCGTACTATCAGAACAGCACGATTCAGCAGCCAAGCAACCCGTGGCAGGCACCGCAGCAGCAGACCTATCAACAACCGCCGCAACAGCAGATGCAGAACCTGTGGGGACAGCAACAAGCACCAGCTCCACCGCAGATCCAGACCTTGGGCAATCCTTTCatgcagcagcagcagcccCAAACGCAGTCATTGTCACCTACCAATCCATGGGCTCAGCAGCCACCGCAGCAGACGCAACCTGTACAGCAACAAAGCAATCCGTTCGGTACGCCCTGGCAGAATCAAAACCAAGGTGTGTCGCAGCAACCTTTTGCGGCCTCGCCACAGCCTATATACGGCCAGCAAACGGACTTCTTCTCGCAGCCACAGCAGCCGGCTCAGCAGCAACAGTTCACTTCTGGAGCGGTGCAGAACCCATGGCAACAACAAAGTTTGCCGCAGCCTCAACCAAACGCTATGCCGCAGCAGCAGTTCCAACAAGCGCAGTCTCAGCAGCCACAATTCCAGCAAGCGCAGCCTCAACCTCAGCAACAGGGGCAGTACAATCAATTTGGTCAGCAGTACGCGACTCAACAACCTCAAATGCCTGCTCGACACGATAAGTCATCAATCCTGGCGCTGTACAACTATCCCCAGCTCGCACCATTACGTGGGCTGCAGACTCTTCCAGAGGATGGGACCGTGCAGCAATTACAGCAGCAGCAGTACGAGGTACCTCAGCGAAGTGCAACAATGCCACTCTCGATGGACGCTGGCAACATGAACCCCTTCGGACAACAGCCTGGCCAGCAACAATTCAGCCACGCAAGCAAAGAAAGCGTCGACTTTCAGGGCTTTGCCAACAGTGGACGGCACAGTCCGGACGCGTTCGCGGGACTGAGTGCAAGGTATATGAGGTGA
- a CDS encoding Cytochrome c oxidase-assembly factor cox-23, mitochondrial, translating into MNASFHPTNSSIGTKKALMSGKGEAGDETAWEKGSKRFTSKQYSEYFDPCQDAANRSLKCMRRNGGDRAMCMDYFDAYKACKQSWMDEMREQKRREGKGWFG; encoded by the exons ATGAACGCTTCATTTCATCCGACAAATTCATCGATTGGCACCAAAAAAGCACTCATGTCGGGCAAGGGAGAGGCAGGAGACGAGACGGCATGGGAGAAAGGGTCGAAGCGGTTCACGAG CAAACAATATAGCGAATACTTCGACCCATGTCAAGATGCTGCAAACAGGAGTTTGAAATGTATGAGACGGAATGGTGGTGATAGGGCGATGTGTATGGACTACTTTGA TGCATACAAAGCATGTAAACAGTCTTGG ATGGATGAGATGAGGGAGCAGAAACGACGAGAGGGCAAGGGATGGTTTGGCTGA
- a CDS encoding Carboxylesterase patB: MRISSLAAVAAYILASHAQPQNSSDLPTVDLGYNVQQASSYNDTGRYYSFNNIRYAAPPLGDLRFRAPQAPETNRSVVQNGSVGANCPSAFPSWLGTATTYIPQYLNGSTNFSTSGINTTIPATANISPSESEDCLFLDVVVPEDIFEQAGKGYGAPVLVWIYGGGYTGGSKSLYGSPAGLLDRASNDNGRGVIYVALNYRLGAFGWSAGPTFQESGGISNAALYDQRFALEWVANNIEKFGGDKNRVTVFGESAGGGSIMHQITAFGGTGDEPPFQQAILQSPGWQPLVSNYQQDQTFEQFLELLNVTTLEEARGLSTEALQTANARQVSGSAYGGFTYGPAVDGVISPQLPGQLLARGQFFKNIKVMVGHNANEGLLFSPPYYNNSEEIFEAEVKTVVPSINAWPAAVQYVADQLYPIEDYPNQIARSSAIIAEAIFTCNTFYLDKAFNNQTYSYLFAVPPAEHGNDIAYTFYNGASGSGTNETIAIALQEYITNFAQYGYPSVEGVPYFPLYQNNATIQVLNSTGIRQIMDPTANQRCNWWQKALYY; encoded by the exons ATGCGTATCTCAAGCTTGGCAGCAGTTGCTGCGTACATATTGGCCTCTCATGCTCAACCTCAGAACAGCAGCGACTTACCCACAGTAGATCTAGGCTACAATGTGCAGCAAGCAAGCTCCTACAACGATACTGGCCGATACTACAGCTTCAATAACATTCGATACGCAGCTCCTCCACTTGGCGACCTCAGATTCCGGGCTCCGCAAGCACCGGAGACGAATCGATCAGTCGTACAGAATGGCAGCGTAGGCGCCAATTGCCCTTCGGCATTCCCATCCTGGTTGGGGACAGCTACAACCTACATCCCGCAGTACTTGAACGGCTCGACCAACTTCTCGACATCAGGAATCAACACAACGATACCAGCGACCGCCAACATCAGTCCCAGCGAGAGTGAAGATTGCCTCTTCCTCGATGTAGTAGTACCAGAGGACATCTTCGAACAAGCAGGGAAAGGATACGGAGCTCCAGTGTTGGTCTG GATCTATGGAGGAGGGTACACTGGCGGCTCCAAGAGCCTGTACGGAAGCCCTGCCGGCCTCCTCGACCGAGCCTCGAACGATAATGGAAGAGGAGTAATATACGTGGCGCTCAATTACAGACTGGGAGCATTCGGGTGGTCTGCAGGACCGACCTTTCAAGAGAGCGGAGGCATTTCGAACGCAGCTCTGTACGACCAGCGCTTCGCACTCGAATGGGTAGCCAACAACATTGAAAAGTTTGGAGGAGACAAGAATCGCGTGACAGTGTTTGGCGAGTCGGCAGGAGGTGGGTCGATCATGCACCAAATCACAGCCTTTGGAGGCACTGGGGATGAGCCGCCGTTCCAGCAAGCTATTCTGCAATCCCCGGGATGGCAGCCGCTGGTGTCGAACTATCAGCAGGATCAGACCTTTGAGCAGTTTCTAGAACTTCTCAACGTGACCACGTTGGAAGAAGCTCGTGGGCTATCAACGGAGGCCTTGCAGACTGCAAATGCGAGACAGGTCTCTGGTTCCGCTTATGGTGGCTTCACGTACGGCCCAGCCGTCGATGGAGTCATCTCACCGCAATTACCTGGTCAGCTACTAGCTCGCGGACAGTTCTTCAAGAACATCAAAGTCATGGTCGGACACAACGCGAACGAAGGTCTCCTCTTCAGCCCGCCTTACTATAACAACAGCGAAGAGATCTTCGAAGCAGAAGTCAAGACCGTAGTCCCCAGCATCAACGCATGGCCAGCAGCTGTCCAATACGTCGCAGATCAGCTGTACCCAATCGAGGACTACCCCAACCAGATTGCAAGGAGCTCAGCCATCATAGCGGAAGCAATCTTCACATGCAATACCTTCTACCTCGACAAAGCCTTCAATAACCAAACATATTCTTACCTGTTTGCCGTGCCTCCAGCTGAGCATGGTAACGATATTGCGTACACCTTCTACAATGGGGCCTCTGGTTCTGGCACGAATGAGACGATTGCGATAGCTCTGCAGGAGTATATCACGAACTTTGCGCAGTATGGGTATCCTTCTGTAGAGGGTGTGCCGTACTTTCCGCTCTATCAGAATAATGCCACGATACAGGTGTTGAACAGTACGGGCATCAGGCAGATCATGGATCCTACTGCCAATCAGAGATGTAACTGGTGGCAGAAGGCATTGTACTACTAG
- a CDS encoding Thioesterase-like protein TwmA — translation MGASETATAVYQTSSHTYNAKFRQDWCIGSVPHGGYVTATLLRVVKKHFETTLAKQDQPHTIALHLDFLRRTQTGPATFNVKDVKLGRQTSIVHVALSQGDREEVVGYVTQSNLQKETGLSFITNFQAHPQRVPLSSTLAALESGADPLWTEKKAWPNETFRQATKQIRAWFPRDGQPAQNIYDEWMCFRDPSEKWTNENLGFIVDMFPQICESFYFNGFDQYNPKLEEYFSKEELQRLTKGKAPFWYPTLLLNLEVKKDLGEGVKFLFSRLQTKSIKNGRYDLEVLICDEGGELVALSHHVCFAVSAERNLAARRGNL, via the exons ATGGGGGCATCCGAGACTGCCACTGCTGTCTATCAGACGAGCAGCCATACCTACAACGCCAAATTTCGTCAGGACTGGTGTATCGGCTCAG TTCCACATGGTGGCTACGTAACTGCGACATTACTG AGAGTTGTTAAGAAGCATTTCGAAACTACACTCGCCAAACAGGATCAGCCGCATACTATTGCCCTGCACCTTGACTTTTTGAGGAGGACTCAAACTGGCCCGGCCACTTTCAATGTCAAAGATGTCAAGCTCGGACGTCAGACCTCTATTGTCCACGTCGCACTCTCTCAAGGGGACCGTGAGGAGGTTGTGGG GTATGTCACACAATCCAACCTCCAAAAAGAAACTGGCCTTTCCTTCATCACGAACTTCCAAGCCCATCCCCAGCGCGTACCGCTAAGCAGCACCCTCGCCGCCCTCGAGTCCGGCGCCGACCCCCTCTGGACCGAAAAGAAAGCATGGCCAAACGAAACCTTCCGCCAAGCAACCAAGCAGATCCGCGCCTGGTTCCCACGCGACGGCCAGCCGGCTCAGAATATCTACGACGAGTGGATGTGTTTCCGCGACCCTTCGGAGAAATGGACGAACGAGAACTTAGGGTTTATTGTGGATATGTTTCCACAGATATGTGAGAGTTTCTATTTCAATGGGTTTGATCAGTATAATCCGAAGCTGGAAGAGTATTTTTCGAAAGAGGAGTTGCAGCGGTTGACGAAGGGGAAGGCGCCGTTTTGGTATCCTACGCTACTGTTGAATCTGGAGGTGAAGAAGGATCTGGGGGAGGGGGTGAAGTTTTTGTTTTCGAGGTTGCAGACGAAGAGTATTAAGAATGGGAGGTATGATTTGGAGGTTTTGATCTGTGATGAGGGTGGGGAGCTGGTGGCGTTGAGTCATCATGTTTGTTTTGCTGTGAGTGCGGAGAGGAATCTTGCTGCTAGGAGAGGGAACCTGTAG
- a CDS encoding Methyltransferase str2, with amino-acid sequence MPPSKNSLYRDRIFGDDQTPPKTRTTKTVDNMATYEAEGYPFNRDALASTRLNLQHKMWVDSTGYHLHPDVYVPKDALIADIGCGTGLWAVEVAKSKPDCRVEAFDLSLAQAPPKEWCPSNVTFGQLDIFAPIPAHMQGRYDVVTVRLFICVVQSSDPMPLLRNLLSLLRPGGYLQWQETDPSSDKIILADPSASAPKLQALRAIFNTAGQSWIEDFHTRFEEASAKLVAHDRVWTKKNCLLIKQDITFLAVRECCANLRVKDAKDEQPAQLEKLAGEAEEECWKLGRGSAIHSEMVTCVVRKQ; translated from the exons ATGCCTCCGTCCAAGAACTCCTTATATCGCGACCGCATCTTTGGAGATGACCAGACACCACCCAAGACCAGAACCACAAAGACAGTCGACAATATGGCCACATACGAGGCTGAAGGCTACCCATTCAATCGAGATGCTCTTGCATCAACACGTCTCAACCTCCAGCACAAGATGTGGGTCGATAGCACCGGCTACCATCTTCATCCTGATGTCTATGTGCCGAAGGACGCCTTGATCGCAGACATTGGCTGCGGTACTGGCCTATGGGCTGTGGAAGTCGCCAAATCCAAGCCGGACTGTCGGGTCGAGG CCTTCGACTTGTCTCTGGCGCAAGCGCCGCCCAAGGAATGGTGTCCTAGCAACGTTACCTTCGGCCAGCTCGACATCTTTGCTCCTATCCCGGCTCACATGCAGGGACGCTATGATGTTGTGACCGTCAGGCTGTTCATATGCGTGGTACAG TCCAGCGATCCAATGCCACTCCTCCGCAACCTCTTGAGCCTCCTCAGACCCGGTGGCTACCTCCAATGGCAAGAAACCGACCCCTCCAGCGACAAGATCATCCTCGCAGATCCCTCTGCCTCAGCTCCCAAACTCCAAGCATTGCGAGCCATCTTCAATACTGCCGGACAGTCATGGATCGAGGACTTCCACACCAGATTCGAAGAAGCCTCCGCAAAGCTGGTCGCTCATGATCGCGTCTGGACGAAGAAGAATTGCCTTCTGATTAAGCAGGATATCACGTTCTTGGCCGTTCGCGAGTGTTGTGCGAATCTGAGGGTGAAAGACGCTAAGGATGAGCAACCTGCTCAGCTTGAGAAGCTGGCGGGTGAGGCTGAGGAGGAGTGCTGGAAGCTGGGAAGGGGAAGTGCTATTCACTCGGAGATGGTTACGTGTGTTGTGAGGAAGCAGTGA